The proteins below are encoded in one region of Lactuca sativa cultivar Salinas chromosome 3, Lsat_Salinas_v11, whole genome shotgun sequence:
- the LOC111907563 gene encoding GDSL esterase/lipase At3g26430 has translation MKMFPICGFMISVTLLLLIPTFSSPDCNFPAVFNFGDSNSDTGGLSAMFGQAPPPNGETFFHSPSGRYCDGRLLIDFIAEGLGIPYLSPFLDSMGTNFSHGANYATAGSTIRRQNTTIFQSGYSPISLDIQYAEFFDFLNRSQIIRQKGDVFKDLFPEMDKFSSALYTFDIGQNDLTAGYRLNMTTEEVKAYVPDVISQFTNIVKVIGKRRVSLGQLGNPTFQMLVCKQAVVCC, from the exons ATGAAAATGTTTCCGATCTGTGGATTTATGATCTCTGTTACATTACTGCTACTAATTCCGACTTTCTCTTCGCCGGACTGTAATTTTCCGGCAGTATTCAACTTCGGTGATTCAAATTCGGATACTGGTGGTTTATCGGCGATGTTCGGACAAGCTCCTCCGCCTAACGGCGAAACTTTCTTCCATTCTCCTTCCGGCCGCTACTGCGATGGCCGTCTACTAATCGATTTCATAG CTGAAGGTTTAGGAATACCTTATCTTAGTCCATTTTTGGATTCAATGGGTACAAATTTCAGCCATGGAGCCAATTATGCGACAGCTGGATCCACAATCCGACGTCAAAACACTACAATTTTTCAAAGTGGGTATAGCCCGATTTCTTTAGACATTCAGTATGCAGAGTTCTTTGATTTTTTGAACAGATCCCAAATAATCCGACAAAAAG GAGATGTCTTTAAGGACTTGTTTCCTGAAATGGACAAGTTTTCAAGCGCATTGTACACATTTGATATAGGCCAAAATGATCTCACTGCTGGGTATCGACTTAATATGACTACTGAAGAAGTAAAAGCATACGTTCCTGATGTTATATCACAGTTTACAAATATTGTGAAG GTAATTGGAAAAAGGCGTGTTTCACTGGGGCAATTAGGGAATCCCACTTTTCAGATGTTGGTATGCAAGCAAGCGGTTGTCTGTTGCTAG